The following are encoded together in the Kribbella voronezhensis genome:
- a CDS encoding serine hydrolase domain-containing protein, whose protein sequence is MSSLPWSTPEAQGLATAALDSFVAALDASDQEIQTLMLLRHGQVVLAEEWAPYRRADRHMLFSVSKSFTSMAIGLLVEAGQLSLDDQVISFFDADDLPATVSDNLAAMRIRHLLTMTTGHSQDTVERLSRDRRMVRIFLGLEVEEEPGTLFVYNSGATYMLSAILQKVTGERLLDYLRPRLFEPLGATEAIWDVSREGINTGGWGLSLSTESLAKFGQLLLQRGEWEGRQLLPAEWIDAATSRQVPNDNEDKVDWRQGYGFQFWRARHNTYRGDGAFGQYCVVFPEQDASLIITSASPDMQATLDIVWEHLLPAFEGATGDGTKRPPRLEIVPPKGAVPTGNGRTYRFEPNQAMLKAVRLDADGTGTFTFAVEGQGEQDVVCAPGDWRELTDELTDPPARLVTSAYADGDAFVATFRYLETPFVVTMTCRTDGEAMTIEGLNNVGFGPARFTLRSR, encoded by the coding sequence CGCGCTGGACTCGTTCGTCGCCGCGCTGGACGCGTCCGACCAGGAGATCCAGACGCTGATGCTGCTCCGGCACGGTCAGGTCGTGCTGGCCGAGGAGTGGGCGCCGTACCGGCGGGCCGATCGGCACATGCTGTTCTCGGTGTCGAAGAGCTTCACGTCGATGGCGATCGGGCTGCTCGTCGAGGCGGGTCAGCTGTCGCTCGACGACCAGGTGATCTCGTTCTTCGACGCGGACGATCTGCCGGCGACGGTCAGCGACAACCTGGCCGCGATGCGGATCCGGCACCTGCTCACGATGACGACCGGACACTCCCAGGACACCGTCGAGAGGCTGAGCCGGGACCGCCGGATGGTGCGGATCTTCCTCGGTCTCGAGGTGGAGGAAGAGCCGGGCACGCTGTTCGTCTACAACAGCGGCGCGACGTACATGTTGTCCGCGATCCTGCAGAAGGTGACCGGCGAGCGGCTGCTCGACTACCTCCGGCCGCGCCTTTTCGAGCCGCTCGGCGCCACCGAGGCGATCTGGGACGTGTCCCGCGAAGGCATCAACACCGGCGGCTGGGGGCTGAGCCTCAGCACGGAGTCACTGGCGAAGTTCGGACAGTTGCTCCTGCAGCGCGGTGAGTGGGAGGGCCGGCAACTGCTCCCGGCCGAGTGGATCGACGCGGCCACCAGCCGGCAGGTGCCGAACGACAACGAGGACAAGGTGGACTGGCGGCAGGGCTACGGTTTCCAGTTCTGGCGCGCCCGGCACAACACGTACCGCGGCGACGGAGCCTTCGGCCAGTACTGCGTGGTGTTCCCCGAGCAGGACGCGAGCCTGATCATCACCAGCGCGTCGCCGGACATGCAGGCCACCCTGGACATCGTCTGGGAGCATCTCCTGCCGGCGTTCGAGGGCGCGACCGGCGACGGGACCAAGCGACCGCCACGCCTGGAGATCGTGCCGCCGAAGGGCGCGGTGCCGACCGGGAACGGACGGACCTACCGGTTCGAGCCCAACCAGGCGATGCTGAAGGCGGTCCGCCTCGATGCCGACGGCACGGGAACGTTCACCTTCGCGGTCGAGGGCCAGGGCGAGCAGGACGTCGTCTGCGCTCCTGGCGACTGGCGTGAGCTGACGGACGAGCTGACCGACCCGCCGGCCCGGTTGGTGACCAGCGCGTACGCCGATGGCGACGCCTTCGTGGCGACCTTCCGCTACCTGGAGACTCCGTTCGTGGTGACGATGACCTGCCGCACCGACGGAGAGGCGATGACGATCGAGGGCCTCAACAACGTCGGCTTCGGCCCGGCGAGGTTCACCCTGCGCTCGCGGTGA